A single genomic interval of Bradyrhizobium sp. AZCC 1693 harbors:
- a CDS encoding zinc-binding dehydrogenase, with protein sequence MRAAIFRNGEIVVDEMPEPKPGAGQVLVKSLACGICGSDLHARKHAHRMVELAKHFPGRKPMDLSRDVVFGHEFCCEVLDYGPGTTQKLKPGAKVCSLPALLTTEGPQGIGYSNDNVGAYAERMLLSEALLLEVPNGLAAEHAALTEPLAVGVHAVAKGNIRGGEVPLVIGCGPVGLAVIAALKIRGLHPIVAADYSPARRALAEKLGADVVVDPARTQPYATWAEHAQMSPEEKAARPPLQVLLPPLKPALIFECVGIPGLIQQVFEGAPRDARIVVVGVCMETDRAEPMLGILKELNVQYVLGYTPEEFAYSLRLIAEGQVDAASMVTASVGIHGVAKAFADLANPEAHTKVIVEPWR encoded by the coding sequence GTGCGCGCAGCCATTTTCCGCAACGGGGAAATTGTCGTCGACGAGATGCCCGAGCCGAAACCCGGCGCCGGGCAGGTGCTGGTGAAATCGCTGGCCTGCGGCATCTGCGGTTCCGATCTGCATGCGCGCAAGCACGCGCACCGCATGGTAGAGCTCGCAAAACACTTCCCCGGCCGCAAGCCGATGGATCTTTCGCGCGACGTCGTGTTCGGCCATGAATTCTGCTGCGAGGTGCTGGACTACGGTCCGGGCACGACGCAGAAGCTCAAGCCCGGCGCCAAAGTCTGTTCGCTGCCGGCGCTTTTGACCACCGAAGGTCCGCAGGGCATCGGCTACTCCAACGACAATGTCGGCGCGTACGCTGAGCGCATGCTGCTCAGCGAAGCCTTGCTGCTGGAAGTCCCGAACGGCCTCGCCGCCGAGCACGCCGCGCTGACCGAGCCGCTCGCTGTCGGCGTGCACGCGGTGGCAAAAGGCAACATCAGGGGCGGCGAGGTGCCGCTGGTGATCGGCTGCGGTCCGGTGGGGCTTGCCGTCATCGCGGCGCTGAAGATCAGGGGATTGCACCCGATCGTCGCTGCCGACTATTCGCCGGCGCGCCGTGCGCTTGCCGAAAAGCTCGGCGCCGACGTGGTCGTCGACCCCGCGCGCACGCAGCCCTATGCGACGTGGGCCGAGCATGCCCAGATGTCGCCGGAGGAAAAAGCCGCGCGCCCGCCGCTGCAGGTGCTGCTTCCGCCGCTGAAGCCTGCGCTGATTTTCGAATGCGTCGGCATTCCCGGCCTGATCCAGCAGGTGTTCGAGGGCGCGCCGCGCGACGCGCGTATCGTCGTGGTCGGCGTCTGCATGGAAACCGACCGCGCCGAGCCGATGCTCGGCATCCTCAAGGAGCTCAACGTTCAATACGTGCTGGGCTACACGCCGGAGGAATTCGCCTATTCGCTGCGCCTGATCGCAGAAGGGCAGGTCGATGCGGCCTCGATGGTGACCGCCAGCGTCGGCATCCATGGCGTCGCCAAGGCGTTCGCCGATCTTGCCAATCCGGAAGCGCACACCAAGGTCATCGTGGAACCATGGCGGTGA
- a CDS encoding autotransporter outer membrane beta-barrel domain-containing protein, with translation MHFQLLPSAQGRRRRDSAARAVAISAFLASLCLSAAPANAACAPDPASSGQTVTCSGNTPAGFQAGGGVDNLTVNVLAGATVNNGGGTAAIGVNDFNTITNSGMIAAGAFGIGIFAGVNNTITNAATGIITVVDNGSGIFVAGSSMVTNAGSITIGPSAGPAAGIFAINDFNTISNAAGATITGGNGAAGIAATGDDARVSNAGSINVGDIAPGILVQGDRATITNSGHIVGGNDSAGITLFGDSSAIINSGTITVGNGFATGIEASGFAGRNDIVNTGTINVGTGATGISVSGDGTVFNSGTINAATGSAAIEFCGCGLEMLTLGPGSMIQGLVIASGAGTFHLGGAGKDTFDLNSIGTQYLGFSTFAKVDSSNWTVTGTGAQDWNVQGGTLSVNGTINGLVTVNAGGTLGGAGLIDNVFINGGVLAPGNSIGTLNVAGSLTFSAASSYMVEISGTSSDLTRVAGAVTLGGATVVVVPSGTVTKQYTILTATGGGLVDTFNPVVTGVSSNLNPSLSYDTNNVYLNFALNYGGGLNVNQQNVANTLTNFFNTTGGIPVGFASLTPAGLTQVSGELATGSQQATFDAMNLFLSLISDPLVAGRNGGLGGNAGAIPFAEESALGYAAKKPRAARDAFAKFPTKADVARNDLFDQRWSVWGAAFGGGSSTSGNAALGSNDATARVFGFAVGADYRLSRDTLAGFALAGGGTNFSVSGLGSGRSDLFQAGAFIRHNIGNAYITAAAAYGWQDVTTERTVTVAGFERLRAQFNANAYSGRIEGGYRYVTPWMGITPYAAGQFTTYSLPAYAEQALAGAGTFALNYAAKDVTASRTELGVRTDKSFAMSNGILTLRGRAAWAHDFNTDRNITALFQTLPGAAFVVNGAAQAHDSALVTAAAEMKWLSGWSAAAIFEGQFSSVTNSYAGKGVVRYAW, from the coding sequence TTGCATTTTCAGTTGCTACCGTCGGCGCAAGGCCGACGCCGCCGGGATTCGGCTGCGCGGGCAGTCGCGATATCGGCGTTTCTCGCTAGCTTATGCCTGTCGGCGGCGCCCGCGAACGCGGCGTGCGCGCCCGATCCGGCATCGAGCGGCCAGACCGTCACCTGCAGCGGCAACACCCCGGCCGGCTTTCAGGCCGGCGGCGGCGTCGACAATCTCACCGTCAACGTGCTTGCTGGAGCCACCGTCAACAATGGCGGCGGTACCGCGGCGATCGGCGTCAATGATTTCAACACGATTACCAACAGCGGCATGATCGCCGCCGGGGCATTCGGCATCGGCATCTTCGCCGGCGTGAACAACACGATCACCAACGCCGCGACGGGAATCATCACCGTCGTCGATAATGGCTCCGGAATCTTCGTCGCCGGCAGCAGCATGGTGACGAACGCGGGCAGCATCACGATCGGCCCTTCGGCTGGACCCGCGGCCGGCATTTTTGCGATCAACGACTTCAATACGATCAGCAACGCCGCGGGCGCAACCATCACCGGCGGCAACGGCGCTGCCGGGATCGCCGCGACGGGTGACGATGCGCGGGTCAGCAACGCCGGGTCGATCAACGTCGGGGACATTGCACCGGGGATTCTCGTGCAGGGCGATCGCGCCACCATCACCAATAGCGGTCATATTGTCGGCGGCAATGATTCCGCCGGCATTACCCTGTTTGGCGATTCCAGTGCCATCATCAACAGCGGCACGATCACCGTTGGAAACGGCTTCGCTACCGGCATCGAGGCCAGCGGTTTCGCCGGCCGCAATGACATCGTCAACACCGGAACGATCAATGTCGGCACGGGGGCGACGGGCATCTCGGTCAGCGGCGACGGTACCGTATTCAATTCAGGCACGATCAATGCCGCGACTGGTTCTGCTGCGATCGAATTTTGCGGCTGCGGCCTCGAAATGCTGACCCTCGGCCCGGGCAGCATGATCCAGGGCCTCGTGATCGCGAGCGGCGCCGGCACGTTCCACCTCGGCGGGGCGGGCAAGGACACGTTCGATCTCAACTCAATCGGCACCCAGTATCTCGGCTTCTCGACCTTCGCCAAGGTCGACAGCTCGAACTGGACCGTGACTGGCACCGGTGCGCAGGACTGGAATGTTCAGGGCGGCACGCTCTCGGTCAACGGCACCATCAACGGCCTCGTCACCGTCAATGCGGGCGGCACGCTCGGCGGCGCCGGCCTGATCGACAATGTATTTATCAATGGCGGCGTGCTCGCGCCGGGCAATTCGATCGGCACCCTCAACGTGGCGGGCAGCCTGACATTCTCGGCGGCTTCGAGTTACATGGTCGAGATCTCGGGCACCAGCAGCGATCTGACCCGGGTCGCAGGCGCGGTGACCCTTGGCGGAGCCACGGTCGTGGTCGTTCCGAGCGGGACGGTGACGAAGCAGTATACGATTCTGACGGCAACCGGCGGCGGCCTGGTGGACACGTTCAACCCGGTGGTTACTGGCGTTTCGTCGAACCTGAACCCGAGCCTCAGCTACGACACCAACAACGTCTATCTGAATTTCGCGCTGAACTACGGTGGCGGCCTCAACGTCAACCAGCAGAACGTCGCCAATACGCTGACCAATTTCTTCAACACCACCGGCGGCATTCCGGTTGGCTTCGCCTCGCTGACGCCGGCTGGCCTGACGCAGGTCTCGGGCGAGCTGGCGACCGGGTCGCAGCAGGCGACTTTTGACGCCATGAACCTGTTCCTCTCGCTGATCTCAGATCCGTTGGTGGCGGGCCGTAATGGCGGCCTCGGTGGCAATGCCGGCGCGATCCCGTTCGCCGAGGAGAGCGCGCTTGGCTATGCCGCGAAGAAGCCCCGCGCGGCCCGCGATGCCTTTGCCAAATTCCCGACCAAAGCGGATGTCGCGCGCAACGACCTGTTCGATCAGCGCTGGAGCGTCTGGGGCGCAGCCTTCGGCGGCGGCAGCAGCACCTCAGGCAATGCCGCGCTCGGATCGAACGACGCGACCGCACGCGTGTTCGGTTTTGCTGTTGGCGCCGACTATCGCCTGTCGCGCGACACGCTGGCCGGTTTCGCGCTCGCCGGCGGCGGCACCAATTTCAGCGTCAGCGGGTTGGGCTCCGGGCGCTCGGATCTGTTCCAGGCCGGCGCTTTCATCCGCCACAACATCGGCAACGCCTATATCACCGCTGCGGCGGCCTATGGCTGGCAGGACGTGACGACCGAGCGCACGGTCACGGTGGCCGGCTTCGAGCGCCTGCGCGCCCAGTTCAATGCCAACGCTTATTCCGGCCGTATCGAAGGCGGCTACCGCTATGTGACGCCATGGATGGGGATCACGCCCTATGCCGCCGGCCAGTTCACCACCTACAGCCTGCCGGCCTATGCCGAGCAGGCGCTGGCGGGCGCCGGCACGTTCGCGCTGAACTATGCGGCCAAGGACGTCACGGCCTCGCGCACCGAGCTCGGCGTGCGCACCGACAAATCGTTTGCGATGTCGAACGGCATCCTGACCCTGCGCGGCCGCGCCGCCTGGGCGCATGATTTCAACACCGACCGCAACATCACGGCCTTGTTCCAGACGCTGCCGGGCGCGGCCTTTGTCGTCAACGGCGCGGCGCAGGCGCACGACTCCGCGTTGGTCACGGCCGCCGCCGAGATGAAATGGCTGAGCGGCTGGTCGGCGGCGGCCATCTTCGAAGGCCAGTTCTCCAGCGTGACCAATTCCTACGCCGGCAAGGGCGTTGTGCGCTATGCGTGGTGA
- a CDS encoding DMT family transporter has translation MTPPPAAAARLDSAPIPLPEKKSAVRKAPARADRPFKGIALVLASTIFLGTSDVTAKYLSATLPSIEIAWIRFLVFAMIMTPAMMPGSPLYALQTNRLGLHLMRGAALLGSSLFFISGLRFLPIAEASATGFVAPLFVTALSIIFLGEKVGLRRWIATAVGLLGVLIILRPGTGAFHPAAFFPLVSALAWACTLIMTRMMSGTERAITTMTYSSIAGLLMLSALVPFVWVTPTWHDIAFGVLIGVASTAGQWIVVLAFRYADASVLAPFSYTQLLWVSVLGFLVFGEVPDAYTITGAAFIVASGLYTAHRERVRRSQLLAVSGEPSPNA, from the coding sequence GTGACACCGCCCCCCGCCGCAGCCGCGAGGCTGGACAGCGCTCCAATACCTTTGCCCGAGAAGAAGTCCGCCGTTCGCAAGGCGCCCGCGCGCGCTGATCGGCCGTTCAAGGGCATCGCGCTGGTGCTGGCCTCGACGATCTTTCTCGGCACCTCCGACGTGACGGCAAAGTATCTCTCGGCGACGCTGCCCTCGATCGAGATCGCCTGGATCCGCTTCCTGGTGTTCGCGATGATCATGACGCCGGCGATGATGCCGGGTTCCCCGCTCTATGCGCTGCAGACCAACCGGCTCGGCCTGCATCTGATGCGCGGTGCCGCGCTGCTGGGTTCGTCGTTGTTCTTCATCTCCGGCCTGCGGTTCCTGCCGATTGCGGAAGCTTCCGCCACCGGCTTCGTTGCGCCGCTGTTCGTCACCGCGCTGTCGATCATCTTTCTCGGCGAGAAGGTCGGCCTGCGCCGCTGGATTGCCACGGCAGTGGGCCTGCTCGGCGTGCTCATCATCCTGCGCCCGGGCACCGGCGCGTTTCACCCCGCGGCGTTCTTTCCGCTGGTCTCGGCGCTGGCCTGGGCCTGCACGCTGATCATGACGCGGATGATGAGCGGCACCGAGCGCGCCATCACCACCATGACCTATTCGTCGATCGCGGGGCTACTCATGCTCTCGGCGTTGGTGCCGTTCGTCTGGGTGACGCCGACCTGGCACGACATCGCCTTCGGCGTCCTGATCGGCGTCGCCTCGACCGCGGGGCAGTGGATCGTGGTGCTGGCGTTCCGCTATGCGGATGCGTCCGTGCTGGCGCCGTTTTCCTACACGCAGTTGCTGTGGGTCAGCGTGCTCGGCTTCCTGGTGTTCGGCGAAGTCCCGGACGCCTACACCATCACCGGCGCCGCCTTCATCGTCGCCTCGGGGCTCTATACCGCCCATCGCGAGCGGGTCCGGCGCTCGCAGCTTCTGGCCGTCTCGGGCGAGCCTTCACCGAACGCCTGA
- a CDS encoding aldo/keto reductase, protein MNQKKFGRNNPDVSVIGQGTWYLDRGDRKAAIAALRRGIETGMTHIDTAEMYGDAELVIADAIAGLPREKLFLVSKVLPSNASRRGTITACERSLKRLQTDHLDCYLLHWRGSYPFEETVAAFDELVRSGKIRSWGVSNFDSDDLDELLDVAGEGKIACNQVLYHLQERAIEHAVIPWCEQHGVAVVAYSPFGHDDFPSPRSKGGEVLQAIADAHKATARQIALAFLTRAPSVLAIPKASSAEHAAENAGAGMLSLSDGEIAALDKAFPRGPKPRGLPML, encoded by the coding sequence TTGAATCAGAAAAAATTCGGCCGCAATAATCCCGACGTATCCGTGATCGGGCAGGGCACCTGGTATCTCGACCGCGGCGACCGCAAGGCCGCCATCGCCGCGTTGCGCCGGGGCATCGAAACCGGCATGACGCATATCGACACCGCCGAGATGTATGGCGACGCCGAACTCGTGATCGCGGATGCGATCGCCGGGTTGCCACGTGAAAAACTCTTCCTGGTCTCAAAAGTGCTGCCGAGCAACGCCTCGCGGCGCGGCACCATCACCGCCTGCGAGCGTTCGCTGAAGCGGCTCCAGACTGATCATCTCGATTGCTATCTCCTGCACTGGCGCGGTTCGTATCCATTCGAGGAGACGGTGGCGGCGTTCGATGAACTGGTGAGAAGCGGAAAAATCCGTTCCTGGGGCGTCAGCAATTTCGATAGCGACGATCTCGACGAACTGCTCGATGTCGCGGGTGAGGGCAAGATTGCCTGCAACCAGGTGCTCTACCATCTGCAGGAGCGCGCGATCGAGCATGCTGTCATCCCGTGGTGCGAGCAGCACGGCGTTGCCGTCGTCGCCTATTCGCCGTTCGGCCATGATGATTTTCCGTCGCCGCGCAGCAAGGGCGGCGAGGTGCTGCAGGCGATCGCCGACGCGCACAAGGCGACCGCGCGCCAGATCGCGCTGGCGTTCCTCACGCGCGCGCCATCGGTGCTCGCAATTCCCAAAGCATCGAGCGCGGAACACGCCGCGGAGAACGCCGGCGCCGGAATGTTGTCGCTCAGCGACGGCGAGATCGCTGCGCTCGACAAGGCCTTTCCCCGCGGCCCCAAACCGCGCGGCCTGCCGATGCTCTGA
- a CDS encoding LysR family transcriptional regulator: MTYILPPLNALRAFEAAARHLSFKLAAYELHVTPAAVGQQVKALEARLGVRLFERLHKQLILTAAGQAYLPEISDGFRRIADATMQLKPAGAVLLQLGVHGSFDLRRLELDGFRASHAEIGLRVLQPAGLHELTEGKVDVLIARGLGHHPGYRCDRVTEGSGVGDWLIAPAGTADCPEISGFRDWLRGLPAENALALHRRRVVGIVRS, from the coding sequence ATGACCTACATCCTTCCACCGCTCAATGCGCTGCGCGCGTTCGAAGCCGCAGCGCGGCATCTCAGTTTCAAGCTGGCCGCGTATGAGCTGCATGTGACACCTGCCGCCGTGGGGCAGCAGGTGAAGGCGCTGGAAGCGCGCCTGGGCGTACGCCTGTTCGAGCGGCTGCATAAGCAACTCATTCTGACTGCGGCGGGCCAGGCCTATCTGCCTGAAATATCCGACGGCTTTCGCCGCATCGCCGATGCGACCATGCAATTGAAACCGGCGGGCGCGGTGCTGCTGCAGCTCGGCGTGCACGGCAGCTTCGATCTGCGCCGGCTGGAACTGGATGGGTTTCGCGCAAGCCACGCGGAAATCGGCTTGCGGGTGCTGCAGCCCGCCGGCTTGCACGAGTTGACCGAGGGCAAGGTCGATGTGCTGATCGCCCGCGGGCTCGGCCACCATCCGGGCTACCGTTGCGACCGCGTGACGGAAGGATCCGGCGTTGGCGATTGGCTGATCGCGCCTGCCGGCACCGCGGACTGTCCCGAGATATCAGGCTTCCGCGATTGGCTGCGCGGTCTGCCGGCCGAGAACGCGCTCGCGCTGCATCGTCGTCGTGTGGTCGGCATCGTCAGAAGTTGA
- a CDS encoding VOC family protein: protein MPRRIDHLVICVHDLAQAAQDWRTLGFNLTPTGVHPFGTSNRLAMFGNNYLEALAVTDAAAMPPAASGRFSFAAHNRDFLATGEGMSMLALHSADADADAARFRANHIGAYAPFGIAAPFGIVRDAVLPGGGTARLEFSLAFAVDPAMPGIAFFTCQQRHPPKLFWKAEYQSHPNGALRVIEVVMSAPEPAEHRSFLEHITESAAELAPGRLTVGASGDRITVLGPSEMARRLPGLAVEPSPRFCAARLAVTDLDATKRVLKNSGVAFELTDAVLLVPSAASHGLALEFVEQETI, encoded by the coding sequence ATGCCCCGCAGAATCGATCATCTCGTCATTTGTGTCCACGATCTGGCGCAAGCTGCGCAGGATTGGCGAACGCTCGGTTTCAACCTCACACCGACCGGCGTGCATCCGTTCGGAACCAGCAACCGCCTGGCGATGTTCGGGAACAATTATCTGGAGGCGCTGGCCGTCACCGATGCGGCGGCGATGCCGCCGGCTGCATCAGGCCGTTTCAGCTTCGCCGCCCACAACCGGGATTTTCTTGCCACCGGTGAAGGAATGTCGATGCTGGCACTGCACAGCGCCGACGCCGATGCCGATGCGGCGCGCTTCAGGGCCAATCACATCGGCGCCTATGCTCCCTTTGGTATTGCCGCTCCCTTTGGTATTGTCCGTGATGCGGTGCTTCCGGGCGGAGGCACGGCCCGCCTTGAATTTTCACTGGCCTTCGCCGTCGATCCCGCCATGCCCGGGATCGCGTTCTTCACCTGCCAGCAGCGTCACCCGCCAAAACTGTTCTGGAAGGCGGAATATCAGAGCCATCCCAACGGCGCCCTGCGCGTGATCGAGGTCGTGATGTCGGCGCCGGAGCCGGCGGAGCATCGCAGCTTCCTCGAGCACATCACGGAAAGCGCAGCCGAGCTTGCGCCCGGGCGGCTGACGGTCGGCGCGAGCGGCGACCGGATCACCGTGCTCGGCCCGTCCGAGATGGCGCGCCGGCTGCCGGGCCTCGCCGTCGAACCTTCGCCGCGCTTTTGCGCCGCGCGTTTGGCCGTCACCGATCTGGATGCGACCAAGCGGGTATTGAAAAACAGCGGCGTCGCCTTCGAGCTTACCGACGCCGTGCTGCTCGTTCCATCAGCGGCGTCGCATGGTCTGGCGCTGGAATTCGTCGAACAGGAGACAATCTGA
- a CDS encoding RidA family protein, whose translation MAHITRHNPASVHAPSSGYSMGLELGQHRRLLFVSGQVPEKSDGGVPEGFEAQCEQAWRNVIEVLAAAGLGVEHLVKVNTFLTDRSQVLANRAIRHKMLEGNEPASTVMIAETVDGKWLLEIEAIAAE comes from the coding sequence ATGGCCCACATCACCCGCCATAATCCCGCAAGCGTCCACGCGCCCTCCAGCGGCTACAGCATGGGGCTGGAACTTGGCCAGCATCGCCGGCTGCTGTTCGTCAGCGGCCAGGTACCGGAAAAATCTGATGGCGGCGTGCCCGAAGGTTTCGAGGCGCAATGCGAGCAAGCCTGGCGCAACGTGATCGAGGTGCTCGCCGCCGCCGGCCTCGGCGTCGAGCATCTGGTCAAGGTCAATACGTTCCTGACCGACCGAAGCCAGGTCTTGGCCAACCGCGCTATTCGCCACAAGATGCTGGAGGGAAACGAACCCGCGTCCACGGTGATGATCGCTGAAACCGTCGACGGAAAATGGTTGCTGGAGATCGAGGCGATCGCTGCGGAATGA
- a CDS encoding nitrate reductase: MTAIDPDLRAISTTCAYCGVGCGILATPDGRGGAAISGDPAHPANFGRLCSKGSALGETLGLANRLLYPMIRCGKGTMERVAWSDALDHVAHRFQHIIARDGPGAVAFYLSGQLLTEDYYVANKLMKGFIGSANVDTNSRLCMASSVAGHRRAFGADTVPGCYEDLDEADLLVLVGSNAAWCHPVLYQRMLVNKQQRGARMIVIDPRRTDTVGDDDLFLGLKPGTDTALFSGLLVHLADNGALDRDYIALHTTGFDDAIARTRSMAGSLSATALATGLSEQDVAAFFQMFANTPRVVTLYSQGVNQSAQGTDKVNAIVNCHLATGRIGKPGASPFSLTGQPNAMGGREVGGLANQLAAHMGFTPPDIDRVRRFWKAPHIATHEGLKAVQMFEAIARGEIKALWVMGTNPAVSLPNADRVRDALKKLELFVVSENVISNDTVDAGAHVLLPAQAWGEKSGTVTNSERCISRQRAFLSSPGEAKPDWWIMSEVARRLGFGSAFDFNSAADIFREHASLSAFENEGARDFDIGALQSLSDSDFDAMAPVQWPVRQGTEPQARFFAEGGFFANDFKARFIAPEIPALRTETTAARPLRLNTGRIRDQWHTMTRSGMSPRLGQHLPEPFVEVHPDDAARHGLADGDFARVTTDYGQCTLRVVVSERQQRGMLFAPIHWSEANATGARVGSLVAPVIDPFSGQPENKATPSSITPYEYVFRGFALSRKPLELPAHAWIARVAVNGGHGYLFADNADLASWQSWLKSFARDDVAEYVDFGGGVYRAASFGGDRIDTCLFIGPARDAGDWNVVKGLFAADTLGTDQRRMLLSGKSADGLANTGPIVCACFGVGRNTICDTIAGGARSAADIGDRLKAGTNCGSCIPELKRLIAQTGPSDAEQRKLVAAN; this comes from the coding sequence ATGACTGCCATCGATCCTGATCTGCGCGCCATCAGCACCACCTGCGCTTATTGCGGCGTCGGCTGCGGCATTCTGGCGACGCCGGACGGACGGGGCGGGGCGGCGATATCGGGCGATCCCGCGCATCCCGCCAATTTCGGCCGGCTGTGCTCGAAGGGCTCGGCGCTCGGCGAAACGCTTGGCCTCGCCAACCGGCTGCTCTACCCGATGATCCGTTGCGGCAAGGGGACCATGGAGCGGGTGGCCTGGAGCGACGCGCTCGACCATGTCGCGCACCGCTTCCAGCACATCATCGCGCGCGACGGCCCGGGCGCGGTCGCGTTCTATCTCTCCGGTCAGTTGCTCACCGAGGATTACTACGTCGCCAACAAGCTGATGAAGGGTTTCATCGGCAGCGCCAATGTCGACACCAATTCGCGGCTGTGCATGGCCTCGTCCGTTGCCGGCCACCGCCGCGCCTTCGGCGCCGACACGGTGCCGGGCTGCTATGAAGATCTCGACGAGGCCGATCTTCTGGTGCTGGTCGGCTCCAACGCGGCCTGGTGCCATCCGGTGCTGTACCAGCGCATGCTCGTCAACAAGCAGCAGCGCGGCGCGCGGATGATCGTGATCGATCCGCGCCGAACCGATACCGTCGGCGACGACGATTTGTTCCTGGGATTGAAGCCGGGCACCGATACGGCGCTGTTCAGCGGGTTGCTGGTGCATCTTGCCGATAACGGCGCGCTCGACCGCGACTACATCGCACTCCACACCACCGGCTTCGACGACGCGATCGCCCGCACGCGCAGCATGGCCGGCAGCCTTAGCGCGACCGCGCTGGCGACTGGCCTCTCCGAGCAGGACGTCGCGGCATTCTTCCAGATGTTTGCCAATACCCCGCGCGTGGTCACGCTGTATTCGCAGGGCGTCAACCAGTCGGCGCAGGGCACCGACAAGGTCAACGCCATAGTCAACTGTCATCTCGCGACGGGGCGGATCGGCAAGCCGGGCGCGTCGCCGTTCTCGCTGACCGGGCAGCCCAATGCGATGGGTGGACGCGAGGTCGGCGGGCTTGCCAACCAGCTCGCCGCCCACATGGGATTTACGCCGCCGGATATCGATCGCGTGCGCCGGTTCTGGAAGGCGCCGCACATCGCCACCCATGAGGGGCTGAAGGCGGTCCAGATGTTCGAGGCCATCGCGCGCGGCGAGATCAAGGCGTTGTGGGTGATGGGCACCAATCCGGCGGTGTCGTTGCCGAATGCCGATCGCGTTCGCGACGCCCTGAAGAAGCTCGAACTGTTCGTGGTTTCCGAGAATGTCATATCCAACGACACGGTGGATGCGGGCGCGCACGTGCTGCTGCCGGCGCAGGCCTGGGGCGAGAAATCCGGCACCGTGACCAATTCGGAACGTTGCATCTCGCGGCAGCGCGCGTTCCTTTCCTCGCCCGGTGAAGCCAAGCCGGATTGGTGGATCATGAGCGAGGTTGCCAGGCGCCTCGGCTTCGGCTCTGCTTTCGACTTCAACTCAGCTGCGGATATTTTTCGCGAGCACGCTTCCCTCTCGGCCTTTGAGAACGAGGGCGCGCGCGACTTCGACATCGGCGCGCTGCAGTCGCTGTCGGACAGCGATTTCGACGCGATGGCGCCGGTGCAGTGGCCGGTCCGGCAGGGCACCGAACCGCAAGCGCGCTTCTTCGCCGAAGGCGGCTTCTTTGCCAACGATTTCAAGGCGCGTTTCATCGCGCCGGAAATTCCCGCGTTGCGCACCGAGACCACGGCGGCGCGGCCATTGCGGCTGAACACCGGCCGCATCCGCGACCAATGGCACACCATGACGCGATCAGGCATGAGCCCGCGGCTCGGCCAGCATCTGCCGGAGCCGTTCGTCGAAGTTCATCCTGACGATGCCGCCAGGCACGGGCTCGCCGACGGCGACTTCGCGCGGGTCACCACCGACTACGGGCAATGTACGCTTCGGGTCGTCGTCAGTGAACGCCAGCAGCGTGGCATGCTGTTCGCGCCGATCCACTGGAGCGAGGCCAACGCGACCGGCGCGCGCGTCGGTTCGCTGGTAGCTCCCGTCATCGACCCGTTCTCCGGCCAGCCCGAGAACAAGGCGACGCCGTCATCGATCACGCCTTACGAATATGTATTCCGGGGCTTTGCACTGTCGCGCAAGCCGCTCGAACTGCCCGCGCATGCGTGGATTGCACGCGTCGCCGTCAATGGTGGTCACGGTTACCTGTTCGCCGACAATGCCGATCTCGCGAGCTGGCAGTCCTGGCTGAAATCGTTCGCGCGCGACGACGTCGCCGAATACGTGGATTTCGGCGGCGGAGTGTATCGCGCCGCATCCTTTGGCGGCGACCGTATCGACACCTGCCTGTTCATCGGCCCCGCGCGGGACGCCGGCGACTGGAACGTGGTGAAGGGATTGTTTGCCGCCGATACGCTCGGCACCGACCAGCGGCGCATGCTGCTGTCGGGCAAGTCGGCCGACGGCCTTGCCAATACCGGCCCGATCGTCTGCGCCTGCTTCGGTGTCGGCCGCAACACCATCTGCGATACCATCGCGGGCGGCGCACGTTCGGCGGCGGACATCGGTGACAGGCTGAAAGCGGGCACCAATTGCGGCTCCTGCATTCCGGAATTGAAGCGGTTGATCGCGCAGACCGGGCCGAGCGATGCGGAGCAGCGCAAGCTGGTGGCGGCGAATTAG